From one Streptococcus oralis genomic stretch:
- a CDS encoding TlpA family protein disulfide reductase produces MYEKYGDQIHFVLLNMNEPGKETKETADQYIKEKGYTFPYYYDEDQSAADLLQVQTIPSMYLVTKQQQVKNVLVNHTTAEIFSKELQELLN; encoded by the coding sequence ATGTATGAAAAGTATGGAGATCAAATTCATTTTGTTCTTCTGAATATGAACGAACCAGGAAAAGAAACAAAGGAAACTGCTGATCAGTATATCAAAGAAAAAGGATATACTTTCCCGTATTATTATGACGAAGATCAGTCCGCAGCCGATCTTTTACAGGTTCAAACCATACCAAGTATGTATCTTGTGACAAAACAGCAACAGGTAAAGAATGTATTAGTAAATCATACTACTGCTGAAATTTTCTCGAAAGAGTTACAAGAACTGCTAAACTAA